The Pseudodesulfovibrio sp. S3 genome has a segment encoding these proteins:
- a CDS encoding DsrE family protein, with product MNTYAEHGISILEKNQTEKAMNEMPAHDSLCIVWSSSDPEVADNLAFMYAHNSLKKQWWKQVRLIIWGPSAKLASENTHIQNRLREMMADGVEVWTCRSCAENYGVADTLEALGTEVVYVGDPFTKMLKTGWQQLTF from the coding sequence ATGAATACATATGCCGAACACGGCATCTCCATCCTTGAAAAAAACCAAACCGAGAAAGCCATGAACGAAATGCCCGCCCATGATTCACTCTGCATCGTCTGGAGTTCCTCCGACCCGGAAGTGGCCGACAACCTGGCCTTCATGTACGCGCACAACTCCCTGAAAAAACAGTGGTGGAAGCAGGTCCGGCTCATCATATGGGGACCGTCCGCCAAGCTCGCCTCGGAGAATACGCATATCCAGAACCGGCTGCGGGAAATGATGGCCGACGGCGTGGAGGTCTGGACCTGCCGCTCCTGTGCCGAAAACTACGGGGTGGCCGATACACTCGAGGCCTTGGGTACTGAAGTTGTCTATGTGGGTGACCCCTTCACCAAGATGCTCAAGACCGGCTGGCAACAATTGACCTTTTAG
- a CDS encoding cysteine hydrolase family protein, which produces MSSALLLIDIQNDYFPGGRMELEGSVEAAEKAAVVLTQFRDRGLPVFHVRHESLQKGATFFLPGTDGADIHSIVFPLAGEVVITKHYPNSFRETDLLARLEAAGITRLVVAGMMTHMCVDAGVRAATDYGFACAVLSDATATRALEFHGQVLSAAQVHGSFLAALGMAYAKVIPSADVSSWLQAGSLRQVRG; this is translated from the coding sequence ATGAGTTCAGCATTGCTTTTGATCGATATACAGAATGATTATTTCCCTGGCGGCCGCATGGAATTGGAGGGAAGCGTGGAGGCGGCGGAAAAGGCGGCGGTTGTCCTGACCCAGTTCCGGGATCGCGGCCTTCCCGTGTTTCATGTCCGGCACGAGTCCCTGCAGAAAGGAGCAACGTTTTTCCTGCCCGGAACGGATGGGGCGGATATCCATTCCATTGTGTTTCCACTGGCAGGAGAAGTTGTCATAACAAAACATTATCCCAACAGTTTTCGTGAAACCGACCTGCTTGCCAGGCTTGAGGCCGCCGGGATCACCCGGTTGGTGGTGGCGGGAATGATGACGCACATGTGTGTGGACGCCGGAGTGCGAGCCGCAACGGACTATGGTTTTGCCTGTGCCGTTCTTTCGGATGCCACGGCCACCCGTGCCCTGGAGTTCCACGGTCAGGTTCTTTCGGCGGCCCAGGTTCACGGGTCTTTTCTCGCCGCCCTTGGCATGGCCTATGCCAAGGTTATTCCAAGCGCCGACGTGTCCTCCTGGCTGCAAGCCGGGTCCTTGAGGCAGGTACGGGGCTAG
- the hgcB gene encoding mercury methylation ferredoxin HgcB, whose protein sequence is MKEFRYIDDISTLKIDTGKCIGCGLCVTVCPHRVLTTQDKKADVVDFNACMECGACAQNCPTAAITVTPGVGCASYIISLWLHKLTEKKVSTGCC, encoded by the coding sequence ATGAAAGAATTCAGATATATTGACGACATCTCCACCTTAAAAATTGATACCGGGAAATGCATCGGCTGCGGGCTGTGCGTCACGGTCTGTCCGCATCGCGTACTGACAACACAGGACAAGAAAGCGGACGTCGTCGACTTCAACGCCTGCATGGAGTGCGGAGCCTGCGCCCAAAACTGTCCGACAGCGGCCATCACCGTCACACCCGGCGTGGGCTGCGCTTCCTACATCATCTCCCTCTGGCTCCACAAGCTCACAGAAAAGAAAGTCAGTACAGGATGTTGCTAA
- the hgcA gene encoding mercury methylation corrinoid protein HgcA, with product MNGPDDRLLPKIELEPLDMMAPAYPPDPSQEDTPCUGPRPDPRAGVFEKPGYTLEPYVDGFIDTPAGLVPRVRTRPLASDRAGTVLARLGLTRHNYKVVPGLYCVGNPTQDSPVLVTANYKLTFDAVRTELSAVDAWLLVVDTRGINVWCAAGKNLFATHEIILSVTAARLHEVVTHRTLILPQLGATGVAARKVKKGCGFNVIWGPIRAGDIPAFLRAGNNADNDMRTVTFSLRERTELIPVEIILLGKPLAWTLLAVFVLSGIGPDVFSLAGAWHRGLAAATGTAFGILAGSAMVPLLLNRLPWRQFWPKGMLTGVFAGTCAALLFSGSLDGLESTALILWTTAISSYMAMNFTGSTPYTSPSGVEAEMRRGIPVQAVTAIIGSLCWLIAPFAG from the coding sequence ATGAATGGACCCGACGACAGACTTCTTCCCAAGATCGAACTGGAACCACTCGACATGATGGCCCCAGCGTATCCGCCCGACCCGTCCCAGGAAGACACGCCCTGTTGAGGCCCCAGGCCGGACCCCCGTGCAGGGGTCTTCGAAAAACCGGGGTACACCCTTGAACCTTACGTGGACGGGTTCATTGACACACCTGCGGGCCTTGTTCCCCGCGTGCGCACCAGACCACTCGCCAGCGACAGGGCAGGCACTGTCCTGGCCAGGTTGGGCCTCACCCGGCACAACTACAAGGTCGTGCCCGGACTCTACTGTGTAGGAAATCCGACCCAGGACTCGCCGGTTCTGGTCACGGCCAACTACAAGCTGACCTTTGACGCGGTCCGCACCGAACTTTCCGCCGTCGACGCATGGCTGCTGGTGGTCGACACACGCGGCATCAATGTCTGGTGTGCGGCGGGCAAGAACCTGTTCGCCACCCACGAAATCATCCTGAGCGTCACCGCTGCCCGGCTGCATGAGGTAGTCACCCACCGCACACTCATCCTGCCCCAACTCGGTGCCACGGGCGTGGCCGCCCGCAAGGTGAAAAAAGGATGCGGATTCAACGTAATCTGGGGTCCGATCCGCGCCGGGGACATTCCCGCTTTCCTCAGGGCTGGCAACAACGCCGACAACGACATGCGCACGGTCACATTCTCCCTCAGGGAACGGACCGAACTCATCCCGGTGGAGATCATTCTGCTTGGCAAGCCCCTGGCCTGGACCCTGCTGGCGGTCTTTGTCCTGTCCGGCATCGGACCGGACGTCTTCTCGCTTGCAGGGGCCTGGCACCGCGGTCTGGCAGCAGCAACCGGAACGGCTTTCGGCATCCTGGCCGGAAGCGCGATGGTGCCGCTTCTGCTGAACCGGCTGCCCTGGCGTCAATTCTGGCCAAAGGGCATGCTCACCGGCGTGTTCGCCGGAACATGCGCAGCCCTGCTCTTTTCCGGCTCACTGGACGGGCTGGAGTCAACCGCACTCATTCTCTGGACCACGGCCATATCCTCGTACATGGCCATGAATTTCACCGGTTCGACACCGTATACCTCACCTTCGGGCGTGGAAGCGGAAATGCGCCGGGGTATCCCGGTCCAGGCCGTAACCGCAATCATCGGCAGTCTCTGCTGGTTGATTGCCCCTTTTGCAGGATGA
- the rarD gene encoding EamA family transporter RarD — protein sequence MHELDPKQKTYGFIAALGAFLLWGLLPIYWKSLITVDPFEILCHRIVWSLVFISLVLTVMKGWSTVFAPLKSPKDLTILTLSSLMIGGNWLLYIWAVNTNHVLETSLGYYINPLVNVLLGFIFFRERLKPLQLIAIGLAALGVANSIISHGELPWISLTLAVSFAFYGLLRKIASVESLPGLFLETLVLGPFALAYIVKLQMDGASALFTQSPSIDLLLIGAGAVTATPLIGFAFGARRLQLTSLGLLQYLAPTIAFMLGIIVYKEPFTTSHLVTFALIWSGLAVYTFESIRSIRKQRRIAACKNPV from the coding sequence ATGCACGAACTCGATCCCAAACAAAAAACATACGGTTTCATCGCCGCCCTGGGCGCTTTCCTGCTGTGGGGGCTGTTGCCCATTTACTGGAAATCGCTCATCACCGTTGATCCGTTCGAAATCCTCTGCCACCGCATAGTCTGGTCACTGGTCTTCATCAGCCTGGTCCTGACCGTAATGAAGGGCTGGAGCACCGTCTTCGCCCCGCTCAAGTCGCCGAAGGATCTGACCATCCTGACCCTGAGCAGCCTGATGATCGGCGGCAACTGGCTCCTGTACATCTGGGCCGTAAACACCAACCATGTCCTTGAGACGAGCCTGGGCTATTACATCAACCCGCTGGTCAACGTCCTGCTCGGCTTCATTTTCTTCCGCGAACGGCTCAAGCCACTGCAATTGATCGCCATCGGCCTGGCCGCATTGGGGGTTGCCAACTCGATAATCAGCCACGGCGAGCTGCCGTGGATATCCCTGACCCTGGCCGTTTCCTTTGCCTTTTACGGATTGCTCAGAAAGATCGCGTCCGTGGAATCCCTGCCCGGCCTGTTCCTGGAAACCCTGGTCCTCGGCCCCTTTGCCCTGGCCTATATCGTCAAGCTCCAGATGGACGGCGCTTCCGCCCTGTTTACCCAAAGCCCTTCCATCGACCTGCTCCTGATCGGGGCGGGAGCCGTCACGGCCACCCCCCTTATCGGCTTCGCCTTCGGCGCCCGCCGGTTGCAGCTGACCTCCCTGGGACTGCTCCAATATCTCGCCCCGACCATCGCCTTCATGCTCGGCATCATCGTCTACAAGGAGCCGTTCACCACCAGCCACCTGGTCACCTTTGCACTGATCTGGTCCGGTTTGGCCGTATATACTTTTGAATCCATCCGAAGCATCCGAAAGCAAAGACGGATCGCAGCCTGTAAAAACCCGGTCTGA